TTGACGCTCTGGAGTATCATCCCCCGTGAGCGCATAGGCCCGCATCAACTGACTGCCTACGGTTGGCGTTTCCTCGTCAATGTCGTGCTGGTTCCAACGCAGTTGCAGATAATAGGCGCGGTCTGTAGCAGCTCCATACGCATCGCTGAAAGCCAGATAGCGTACGCTGTCACTGGCCAACTGTCTGCGCAACCGCTCCACATACTGTGTCTTGCCGCTGGCGTTAGGACCAAAGATAACGGTTATTTCTGCTTGTTGTTCCATACTTTTTCCTGATTCTTGTTGACAAAGTCTTTCCAACCTTTATAATGAGTGGCACCCGTCTCAGGGCGTCCCATCTGCAGATAGTGACAATAGGCAGCAGCAAGTGCATCTGTAGCATCCATGAACTTACCCATTTCATCGTCCTGAATCTTTAGCAGCCGTTGAAGCATGCCGGCTACCTGTTCTTTCGATGCGGAGCCATTGCCAGTAAGGGCCATCTTGATTTTCATAGGGGCATATTCATGAATAGGCACACTATGGCGGATAGCTGCGGCAATAGCTACTCCCTGAGCTCTTCCCAATTTCAACATCGACTGTACATTCTTACCGAAGAAAGGCGCCTCGATAGCCAGTTCGTCGGGAAGAAAAGAATCAATGATACCTGTTACACGCTCATAGATATGGCCCAGTTTCAGATAGGCATCGCCGAACTTTCGCAGATCGATGACGCCCATGGTCACCATCTGTGCCTTGTTGTCAACAACGCGCAGAACACCATAGCCCATGATATTGGTACCAGGGTCGATACCTAAAATTATCTTTTCGCCTTTTACTTTCATCATTTTTACTGTAAAATCTCTTCACTAAAGGAATGGTACAAGCAGATGGGCAAACCATCCGCGGAACCGTTGCCAGGGAGTACGGAATTTTTTCCAGTATTCCGGGGTGAGACGGATACTTTCCTCTTTGTCGTGACTGAACATGAGGTCGAGTTCATGAGTGGTGTTCTTGTCGATAATCACAGCATTTTCCTCATAGTCATAACGCAGACTGCGCGAGTCGAGATTTGTAGAACCTACGGTACAGAATTTTCCATCCACCATCATAATCTTGGAATGATGGAATCCTGGTTGGTAGAGCCAAACCTCAGCGCCTTGTTTCATCATCTTATGTGCCTGGTAGAAGGCACAGTCGGGGGTTAAAGGAATATCGCTTTTGGCTGAGAGCATCAATTCAACTTTCACTCCACGCTTGATAGCATTGCGCAATGCCTTGGTGACACTGGGGATAAGGGTGAAGTATGGGTTAATGATATGGATGGAATCGCGCGCTTCATTGATGGCTTTAATATAGAACTCTCGCATAATCTTATTGGTCTTATGGGGCTCGCGATTGATGATTCCCACCAACTTATGGCCGGCAGTTGCTGTGGTGTCCGGTTTTAGGTTCTCAAAGGGCTCAGGGGAATAGGCGCGAAAATATTCTGGTTTCCAGATGTCTTCACCAGTTGTCTTTTCCCAAATGCGTGAGAAGATAAGCTGTAGTTCGTTGACAGCTCCGCCCTCTATTCGACAATGCATATCGCGCCAGGCGCCTACCTGTTCCGTACCTTTTATATAATAGTCGGCCACATTCATCCCACCAGTATAGGCAATAGAGCCGTCTATAACCACAATTTTGCGATGGTCGCGCGGCCAGATGTGATTCACCCAGGGGAAACGTATCGGGTCGAATTCCCAGATGTCAATGCTATCTACCCTTAATGCTTCGACATGGCGTTTCAGAAGTGGCTGATTGTTAGAGTCATTGCCAAAACCATCAAACAAGGCACGTACCTCTACGCCTTCTCTGCGTTTTTCGCGTAGAAGGTCAAACAATAGTGAGGCAATGGAATCATTACGAAAATTGAAATATTCGAGATGGATGCTGTGACGTGCTTGTCGGATAGCAGCAAACATGTCATCAAATTTCTGCTGACCGGACATGAGTAGCGTCACTCGGTTGTTGTGGGAGAAGTTCACTCCCATATTTTCCAACTGATGGCGGATGATGGAGTCAGAACCTTCCTCGGCTATCTGCTCTGCCTTGCCTGTTTGGTAAGATGAAGCGAGGACGATACTCATCATCCCCGCTTTGATATATCCTGAAAAATTCATTTACGATATTTCTGTCTGTATTCAGAAGGTGAAATGCCAAATCTCTCCTTGAACGTGTTGATAAAATGTTCGCCTGTAGTGAAACCAACATTAGTGGCCAACTCGCTCATATTGATATTGGTGCGCTTCAGTAGCATGCAGGCATGTTTCAGGCGCAGATCTTTAACTACTTCTGAAGGCGTCTTTCCTGTTATGTCGCGAACTTTTATAAAGAACGGGCGCATACCCATACCCATTGCACTGGCCATCTCTTCAAGATTAATCTGACCGCGACTCATATTCTGCTGAACATACTGTTCGATGTTTGTGATGAGTCGGTGGTCAACGGCATTCAGCGTAGAATAGTCGATGGTTTCTGAACCATCTTCTTCTTGAGCGTGTTCGTCTCTGATAAACTGCACTTCGACCGACTGGATTTCCTCGTCATTCTGATCATTGTTGTTCATCGGATTGAATGAACCGTAGTCTATTGTCTCAGTAGCAGTGGTCATACTTGAATTATGTCCTTCCAACATACGGGTTTCAGCACCTTCAATCAGGTTGTTGGTCATCTCGAATGCACCAATGCCCAATAGTTTATTGAAATGCATGGCTGCTTCCTGAAGGTTGAACGGCTTCTCCAAATAGTCGTCGGCAGATAGGGTGATAATCTGCTCGGCCAAATCCTGTTCGCTAATTTTGTTTTCGAGCATGAGCACGAACTTTATCTTGTCGAGTGCTGGATTCTTCTTTATCTGATTGCAGAGCTCACTACCCGATAGTGGGCGCATAGCGTGCTTACAGATAATGAGGTCGGGCATGGTAGTCTCTATCTCAGCTTCAGCTTTGACGATGTCGTTGTAGGAATGGAAGTCATAGACATAACGCAGACGTGCATCGATGTATTTGATAAAGTCGTCATTATCGTCAATAAACATCACACGGAATTTCGATGTTGGAGATTCACGATATTGTGAACGTATTTCAGAGGTGAGTTCCTCGCTGACGATATCGGGCAGTTTCATCTCACCGTGACTGTCTAATTCGAAATGCTTGTTCACCTGCTGGCGAGCATTCTCTTCAGGATGCTCCAGTGCCATTTGCATATCGCTCACACGGGTGATAATCTGTAGCATCTGTGAGTGCAGGTTGTTCAATTGCTCACGCTCCTCAAGTGTAGAATCACGTTCGGCCAGGTTCATGATGATGGAGGTCATGCGGGCCATTGGCTGACGCAAGTCGTCGCTGGCCGATTTGATTTCCTCACGCTGGATGGCTAATTCTGTCAACAGTTCATGCTTCTTTCTCCATACAATGCGAATCTTCTGAATACCGATTCTCCACAGATAGAGAATAATAATGATGATGGCGATATAGAAGGCAATCATCCACATTTGCAAATACCAGGGACGTGAGATGGTAATCTCAAGAACCCGTTCCTGTTGGCTGACAGCTCCTTCAGCGCTGATAGCCTTTACATGAAGTCGATAGGTCTTACTACTCAAGTCGGTGAAGGTAACACCATGCTTCATGGCATCACCATTATGCCAGTCATAGTCCAGTCCTTCCATCCAGTATTGGAATTGTAGGCGCTCGCTCTGGTTATAGTTGCCTGCAGCAAATTTTATGGTGAAATTGTTCTGATCGCTATTCAGCACAATTTTGTTACTCTCATTGAGTGCTTGGGTAAGAATGACATTGTCGTCATACGAGTGTCCCGGAAGGATCTCTTCTTCGCCGATGAACAGTTGGGTCAGCATTACGCGTGGAAGAGCTGTACTGGAACTTGCTGTCTCAGGACGTGCTGAGTTTACACCATACAGACCACCCATGATGACGGTACTGTCTCGCTTGAAGGTATAGATAGCTCCAGGATTGAACTCATTGCTCTGCAGTCCATCGTTGTGCGAATAGTTGTATAGTCCGTAGTCGTAGGTGCCATTGTCGTGGTTGCGTTGAACAACAATTCGACTGACGCCGTTGCTGGTGCTTACCCAGATGTTATGATTCTTTCCTTCTGCAATACCACAGATGTTGTTATTGCAAAGTTGTTGCTTTTCGGTAAGCACGTCCAACTGGTCGTCCTGCAGATTCAGAATGTTCAGTCCTTCTCGTGTACCTATCCATATCAGTCCGTATGAATCTCTGAACAGATAGGTGATATAGTTGTTGGAGAATTTCTTCAGGTTTGTCGAGTTACCGGTATAGTGGCGTACCTCGGCATTTGAAAGACTCAGAATTGTGAGGCCTTCAGAAGTACCAATGAGCATGGTGTTGTCATCACAATAGAACAGGGATGTGACGGTGTTTACTTTCAGCTTTCTATTTTCCTTTGTATAGTTCGAGAAAGTCTCCATACGGATGTTGAACATCTGCAGTCCGCCATCGGTAGCTATCCATAGGTTTCCACTCTTATCAGTACACAACGCATTGATGTGATTGTCAATCAGCGTTTTCTTTTCTGTATCCAATGCTGAATAGATGGTTGTCTTTCCGCCTTTTATGCGAGTCAGACCGTTTTGCTTAGAGCCTACCCATAGACTTCCATCGCTGGTGTAGGCCAATGCACTCACTTTCAAACTGGCTAATGGACCATCATAGTTCAGAAGACCATGATCGCTGGTTCCATAAATAGGATTTCCCTCATTGTCTTCGCAGATAGCACTGATGTCGCCATTCAGCGTGGCAGTGAACTTGTAGATGTTCTCACCCCAATAGGCTACACCCGATTTTGATGTGCCTACCCAAAGCAAATCGGTATCGTCAACATAAACACTCTGAATGGCCGGCGAACTCTGCAAACGGCTTGGAATCATCGTGCTCAGTTGGGTGGGTTCCATAATCTGGGTTTGAGCTGAGGACTTTATCAAACCGTTACGGCTTGTGGCTATCCAGATGTTTCCATTCTTGCTGCCCGACATTCCGTTCACGCTAAAATCGGCTCCAACACCTATTAAACCCAGTTGGTTGCCAATATCGGTGTTCCAGGTCTTCTTTTTCTTTTCATAGACGAAAAGGGTTCCTTGTCCGTAGAGCCAAATATTATCGAGCTTATCGGCAAATACTTTCAGTGTCTTGCTGTTGCGCAGTTGTCGCTGGGCTACATCGGGAGTTGTCCATACGATGTTGGGCTGTTTCATCACATCGCAGCAAACCAGCATACCGTTGCTATAGACAATGACGGCGCCATCCTTGCATTCGCCAATAGAGCAGATGTCGCCTTGGGGAATACCGTTGCTGCTCTGCGTGGTACCGGCAAAAGCAAATTCATGAATCATCTGCTTCTGCATGTTGTAGCAAATAATGCCTATATTTGGCAGGTAGCACCATACATTGCGATAATGGTCTATAAAGATAATCTTCGGAACGGAATTGATGCCCATGTTTGTGAACACCTGGCGCATGTCTCGCTCAAAGTTCTCATTCTGCGGATGATAGACACAGTAGCCTGAAGGCGTCTGTATCCAAAGGGTACCGTCGATAGCTTCCTGAATATTCAGGATATAACTGTCGGGTAGGGAAGAACCATCCTGCGAATCGCTTTGGAAATGCTTGAAGATATAACCGTCATAGCGATAGAGACCCGCTGGGGTTCCAAACCACATGAATCCACGTGAGTCTTTAAGGATACACGTTACCTGACTTGATGTCAATCCGTCACGAGCATCCAGTGTCTTAAAGTAGTAGTCTCCTCTGGCAGTCAACGACACCAGTAGGATAAGTAGTGTCAGAATTTTTTTCATTAGTTATGTCTATATCATGCAAGAGTAGCTATCAACAACACCTACCAGTCGGTCCTTGTCGATGACAAGCACGGAGTGTATCTTATGTTGTTGCATGATCTGTTGTATTTCGGTGATTTTTGTTTCGGGCTTCACAATCTTAGGCGTGCGCGTCATGATGTCGCTTACAGTACGGTCGAAGAATTTCTCTTGCCATTTCTCCATCGCCCGTCTGATGTCTCCGTCGGTGATGATACCCACGATACGCCCGTTCTCTTCGGCAATGCCCAGTCCCAGTTTTCCCTTGCTTACATGGATGATGGCTTCGCCTAAGTGCATTTGAGGCGGCAGGATAGGCAGGTCGTCACTGCGCATCACGTCAAAGGCGGTGGTGAGCAGTCGCTTGCCTAATTCTCCACCAGGATGGAAATGGGCAAAGTCTTGCGGACGGAAATGACGAGCCTCCATCAAGGCTACTGCCAGGGCATCGCCCATAGCCAGCGTGGCTGTAGTGGAACTGGTGGGAGCCAGGTTGAGCGGACATGCTTCATGGCTCACACTGACGTTCAGGTGGCAGGTAGAATATTTTGCCAATAGCGAGGTGGGATTGCCCGTCATGCCAATAATGGGTATCTGCATGTGCAGCACCATCGGAATGAAACGCAACAGCTCGTCTGTAGCTCCAGAATTGGAGATGGCTATCACCACGTCGTCATGTGTCATCACACCAAGGTCGCCGTGATACACGTCAAGGGGATTAATGAAGAATGAAGGTGTACCTGTTGAGGCCAAAGTGGCAGCTATCTTTGCTCCGATGTGGCCGCTTTTGCCCACTCCGGTAACGATAACCTTGCCTTTACAGTTCAGCATCAGATTGACGGCCTTTTCAAACTCGTCATCCATTTTAGGTATGAGGTCAAGCAACGCCTGGGCCTCGTCTTTTATGCATTGAATGCCGTATTCTTTAGAAGTCATTTATGGTTGAATCAATTTGTTGATGAGAGGTTCTAGTTTGTCAAGTTCCAGCATGTTGGCTGCATCGCTCAAGCCGTGGTCAGGGTCGGGGTGTACTTCGAAGAAATATCCTGTGGCGCCAAAAGCCTTTGCGGCCATTGCCATCTGCGGTACAAACCGTCGGTCGCCACCAGTTTTTCCGCCTTGTGCGTCTGGACGCTGTACGCTGTGGGTACAGTCCATAATCACGGTAGGAACAATCTGCTGCATGTCGGGAATGTTTCTGAAGTCAACAACCAGGTTGCCATAACCCATCATGTTGCCGCGCTCGGTGAGCCATACCTCCTTGGCACCAGCCTCAAGAGCTTTCTCAACGGGATAGCGCATGTCTTTTCCAGAAAGAAACTGGGCTTTCTTGATGTTAACAATTTTTCCTGTGTGTGCTGCGGCAACCAGAAGATCGGTCTGGCGACAAAGGAAAGCAGGAATCTGAATCACATCAACCACTTGGCCTGCAGGTTCTG
The sequence above is a segment of the Prevotella sp. E9-3 genome. Coding sequences within it:
- a CDS encoding two-component regulator propeller domain-containing protein, with the protein product MKKILTLLILLVSLTARGDYYFKTLDARDGLTSSQVTCILKDSRGFMWFGTPAGLYRYDGYIFKHFQSDSQDGSSLPDSYILNIQEAIDGTLWIQTPSGYCVYHPQNENFERDMRQVFTNMGINSVPKIIFIDHYRNVWCYLPNIGIICYNMQKQMIHEFAFAGTTQSSNGIPQGDICSIGECKDGAVIVYSNGMLVCCDVMKQPNIVWTTPDVAQRQLRNSKTLKVFADKLDNIWLYGQGTLFVYEKKKKTWNTDIGNQLGLIGVGADFSVNGMSGSKNGNIWIATSRNGLIKSSAQTQIMEPTQLSTMIPSRLQSSPAIQSVYVDDTDLLWVGTSKSGVAYWGENIYKFTATLNGDISAICEDNEGNPIYGTSDHGLLNYDGPLASLKVSALAYTSDGSLWVGSKQNGLTRIKGGKTTIYSALDTEKKTLIDNHINALCTDKSGNLWIATDGGLQMFNIRMETFSNYTKENRKLKVNTVTSLFYCDDNTMLIGTSEGLTILSLSNAEVRHYTGNSTNLKKFSNNYITYLFRDSYGLIWIGTREGLNILNLQDDQLDVLTEKQQLCNNNICGIAEGKNHNIWVSTSNGVSRIVVQRNHDNGTYDYGLYNYSHNDGLQSNEFNPGAIYTFKRDSTVIMGGLYGVNSARPETASSSTALPRVMLTQLFIGEEEILPGHSYDDNVILTQALNESNKIVLNSDQNNFTIKFAAGNYNQSERLQFQYWMEGLDYDWHNGDAMKHGVTFTDLSSKTYRLHVKAISAEGAVSQQERVLEITISRPWYLQMWMIAFYIAIIIIILYLWRIGIQKIRIVWRKKHELLTELAIQREEIKSASDDLRQPMARMTSIIMNLAERDSTLEEREQLNNLHSQMLQIITRVSDMQMALEHPEENARQQVNKHFELDSHGEMKLPDIVSEELTSEIRSQYRESPTSKFRVMFIDDNDDFIKYIDARLRYVYDFHSYNDIVKAEAEIETTMPDLIICKHAMRPLSGSELCNQIKKNPALDKIKFVLMLENKISEQDLAEQIITLSADDYLEKPFNLQEAAMHFNKLLGIGAFEMTNNLIEGAETRMLEGHNSSMTTATETIDYGSFNPMNNNDQNDEEIQSVEVQFIRDEHAQEEDGSETIDYSTLNAVDHRLITNIEQYVQQNMSRGQINLEEMASAMGMGMRPFFIKVRDITGKTPSEVVKDLRLKHACMLLKRTNINMSELATNVGFTTGEHFINTFKERFGISPSEYRQKYRK
- a CDS encoding SIS domain-containing protein — translated: MTSKEYGIQCIKDEAQALLDLIPKMDDEFEKAVNLMLNCKGKVIVTGVGKSGHIGAKIAATLASTGTPSFFINPLDVYHGDLGVMTHDDVVIAISNSGATDELLRFIPMVLHMQIPIIGMTGNPTSLLAKYSTCHLNVSVSHEACPLNLAPTSSTTATLAMGDALAVALMEARHFRPQDFAHFHPGGELGKRLLTTAFDVMRSDDLPILPPQMHLGEAIIHVSKGKLGLGIAEENGRIVGIITDGDIRRAMEKWQEKFFDRTVSDIMTRTPKIVKPETKITEIQQIMQQHKIHSVLVIDKDRLVGVVDSYSCMI
- the ruvC gene encoding crossover junction endodeoxyribonuclease RuvC codes for the protein MMKVKGEKIILGIDPGTNIMGYGVLRVVDNKAQMVTMGVIDLRKFGDAYLKLGHIYERVTGIIDSFLPDELAIEAPFFGKNVQSMLKLGRAQGVAIAAAIRHSVPIHEYAPMKIKMALTGNGSASKEQVAGMLQRLLKIQDDEMGKFMDATDALAAAYCHYLQMGRPETGATHYKGWKDFVNKNQEKVWNNKQK
- a CDS encoding phosphatidylserine/phosphatidylglycerophosphate/cardiolipin synthase family protein; the encoded protein is MMSIVLASSYQTGKAEQIAEEGSDSIIRHQLENMGVNFSHNNRVTLLMSGQQKFDDMFAAIRQARHSIHLEYFNFRNDSIASLLFDLLREKRREGVEVRALFDGFGNDSNNQPLLKRHVEALRVDSIDIWEFDPIRFPWVNHIWPRDHRKIVVIDGSIAYTGGMNVADYYIKGTEQVGAWRDMHCRIEGGAVNELQLIFSRIWEKTTGEDIWKPEYFRAYSPEPFENLKPDTTATAGHKLVGIINREPHKTNKIMREFYIKAINEARDSIHIINPYFTLIPSVTKALRNAIKRGVKVELMLSAKSDIPLTPDCAFYQAHKMMKQGAEVWLYQPGFHHSKIMMVDGKFCTVGSTNLDSRSLRYDYEENAVIIDKNTTHELDLMFSHDKEESIRLTPEYWKKFRTPWQRFRGWFAHLLVPFL
- the kdsA gene encoding 3-deoxy-8-phosphooctulonate synthase, with translation MYPTFIAGPCVIETAELLDTVAAKLVEINQHLGTDIIFKASFDKANRTSIHSFRGPGLEKGLQMLADVKGKYGLRLLTDIHEAWQAEPAGQVVDVIQIPAFLCRQTDLLVAAAHTGKIVNIKKAQFLSGKDMRYPVEKALEAGAKEVWLTERGNMMGYGNLVVDFRNIPDMQQIVPTVIMDCTHSVQRPDAQGGKTGGDRRFVPQMAMAAKAFGATGYFFEVHPDPDHGLSDAANMLELDKLEPLINKLIQP